AAAACCGGGATCGGATATAAGTAAGATACAAATGACATGTGAGGGTATTAAAAATGTACACATTAATGGAGAAGGACAATTAGAAATTAAAACAACTTGGGGAACATTGGTTGAGGAAATGCCCGAATCGTATCAAATTATTAATGGGGGGAAGAAAAATATAAAAATAATTTATCGGGTGTTGAATGATACCACATTTGGTTTTAACGCAACTGAAGAATATAACAGATCGTTTCCGGTTATTATTGACCCCATTATTTATAAATGGGGAACCTATCTTGGAAGTACCACAACTAATGTAGGTTTTGGTTACTCGAGAGATATAACAGTGGACAGCAAGGGTTATGTATATGGAACAAGTTTTTACAATCTTTCATTCCCAACTACCGCAGGTGTTTATGATCAAACTTATAATGGGGCTTCTTGTGGGGCCTGCCCTACTGGTCAGGATTATTATTTAGGTGATATTATAGTTTATAAGCTTAAGCCCGATGCAAGTGCTCTCGTGTGGGCAACTTATATAGGAGGTTCTAAAGACGAGTGGGGAGTGGGTATTGCTGTTGATGAAGCCACAAATGAAGTGATCATAAGAGGAATGACATCATCAAGCAATTTTCCTACTACCGCAGGAGCTTATGATAATAGTTTTAACGGGGTTACAGATGCAGTAGTTTGTAAATTAAATGCAACTGCGGGGAACACATTGATCTATTCAACATACATTGGAGGAACTGATGCAGATGAAACGATCGGATTTAATATTAATGATATCGGGTATAACCAAAGTACTAAAAATGTATATGTGGTAGATTATACACTATCAACTGATTTTCCAATGACTCCGGGTTGTTATGATCCGACTTACAATGGAGGAGGGGATGCTGTAGTTTTTGTTTTAAATCCGGGTGGCAATGGGAATGCTGATCTTAAATATGCGTCATACCTGGGAGGTACAGGGCTGGACCGTCCATTTAGCATAGGATACCATCAAAATTATGGTAAAATGGCTGTCACAGGGATTACTCGTTCTACAGATTATCCGGTAACTGTCAATGCTCACAAAAATACATTTCAGGGTGGGTTGCAGGATGCCTTTATGTTTATATTAAATCCTGCCGGTAGTGGTGCAGGTGATTTGATCTATTCGACATATGTCGGCGGGAGTGATAATGATTATTCACAGACCATACATGTAAATTCGATTGGAGAATCTGCAATTTCGGGTTTTACTAACTCAAACAATTTTTCGGCTATTACAGCCGGCTCCTATGATCCTTCTTTCAACACTTGTGTTGTTTCGGGAAACTCCAACATTTTTATGGTTAAGTTTAATCCAATAGGAAATGTTGTATTTGGCACCTTCTTTGGTGACGGGGCATGGTCAGCCGGTAATGGGATATGGGTAACAGAGTCAGGTGAAGTTTTCCTTTCGGGTGAAGTAGGAGACGGTTCGGGAGGTTGTAATATACCTACAACCCCTTGCGCATATGATAATTCCTTAGCTGGGAGCTCTGACCAATTCTTAGCAAAATTTAATGCTTCGGGAAGTAATTTACTATATGCAACATATATTGGCGGTGGCAGAGCTGATTACCACGCTTCCGGACTCTTTTATAGCGGCGACTGTTCACAAGAAGTTTATATAGCTGGGGCTAGCCATTCATTTGATTTTCCTGTTACTGCAGGCGTGGTTCAACCTGTACATAATGATCCAACCGGGTTATTGGACAAACCTGTGGTGTATAAATTCAAGCCGGTAATAACACCAAACTTTACAAATTCTGCCGGTACTCAATGCAATTCACCAATTCTGTTTACTGATCTGTCTGCGGGTAATTGTATATGGAAAGCAGGCGCATGGTTACCAACCACCTG
The nucleotide sequence above comes from Bacteroidota bacterium. Encoded proteins:
- a CDS encoding PKD domain-containing protein, producing MKTKLAFAFLLVEKLIVTSACAQNMDDLFMIGQASYRQDDMFNELSESEKAGIYNNIAATPIAFRKNEGQWDNRTSSNEERILYQGSSPGWNANIYFMKHKLSFGFMREKEEHGIDSITGQMRKESYEYLIWNLHFKGANPEVNITAEGKEGSRTNYLIGNDFSKHVTNVSDYRMIKYNDLYENIDLRYYSTGKNFKYDYILKPGSDISKIQMTCEGIKNVHINGEGQLEIKTTWGTLVEEMPESYQIINGGKKNIKIIYRVLNDTTFGFNATEEYNRSFPVIIDPIIYKWGTYLGSTTTNVGFGYSRDITVDSKGYVYGTSFYNLSFPTTAGVYDQTYNGASCGACPTGQDYYLGDIIVYKLKPDASALVWATYIGGSKDEWGVGIAVDEATNEVIIRGMTSSSNFPTTAGAYDNSFNGVTDAVVCKLNATAGNTLIYSTYIGGTDADETIGFNINDIGYNQSTKNVYVVDYTLSTDFPMTPGCYDPTYNGGGDAVVFVLNPGGNGNADLKYASYLGGTGLDRPFSIGYHQNYGKMAVTGITRSTDYPVTVNAHKNTFQGGLQDAFMFILNPAGSGAGDLIYSTYVGGSDNDYSQTIHVNSIGESAISGFTNSNNFSAITAGSYDPSFNTCVVSGNSNIFMVKFNPIGNVVFGTFFGDGAWSAGNGIWVTESGEVFLSGEVGDGSGGCNIPTTPCAYDNSLAGSSDQFLAKFNASGSNLLYATYIGGGRADYHASGLFYSGDCSQEVYIAGASHSFDFPVTAGVVQPVHNDPTGLLDKPVVYKFKPVITPNFTNSAGTQCNSPILFTDLSAGNCIWKAGAWLPTTWQWSFGDGGASTQQNPSHIYTTTGTYTVKLIVGCPMDSIIKTITVTGVCGMTVTATTANVCSGSCAAVTSSAAGGAVPYTYLWNTGSTAQNINPCPVSTTTYTVTITDAGGITATSTAVVTVNPVVSVTATPTNISCSGTANGSVLANPGSGTSPYTYNWSNGQATQAVSGLSQGNYTVTVTDNKGCKATAATIIISPPVITGQFAKGTSACTGCGCKEWILVSATGGTSPYSYSWPDGYVNRYKNQLCPGTYSVNIKDKNGCSINVNLSAP